A genome region from Neptunomonas japonica JAMM 1380 includes the following:
- the rsxA gene encoding electron transport complex subunit RsxA, protein MTDFLLILISTVLVNNFVLVQFLGLCPFMGVSNKLETAMGMSLATTFVLTLSSVCSYLVYTYLLLPFDLGYLRTISFILVIAVVVQFTEMVVKKTSPLLHKVLGIFLPLITTNCAVLGVALLNIKKQNGFMESIFYGFGGAVGFSLALILFSAIRERVAVADVPTPFRGAAIGMVTAGLMSLAFMGFTGLVKF, encoded by the coding sequence ATGACAGATTTTCTTCTCATTTTAATCAGCACCGTGCTGGTGAATAACTTTGTACTGGTTCAGTTTCTTGGCCTTTGCCCGTTTATGGGTGTGTCCAACAAACTCGAAACAGCCATGGGTATGTCACTAGCAACAACCTTTGTACTGACATTGTCTTCGGTATGCAGCTATTTAGTTTATACTTACCTGCTCTTACCATTTGATCTTGGCTATTTAAGAACCATTTCATTTATCTTAGTGATTGCTGTTGTCGTACAGTTCACTGAAATGGTTGTTAAGAAAACCAGCCCCTTGCTACATAAAGTATTAGGCATATTTCTACCACTTATCACCACAAATTGCGCTGTACTCGGTGTTGCTCTGTTAAACATCAAAAAACAGAACGGCTTTATGGAGTCAATTTTCTATGGTTTTGGTGGTGCTGTAGGTTTTTCGTTGGCACTGATACTCTTTTCGGCCATTCGTGAGCGTGTCGCTGTTGCCGATGTTCCAACACCCTTTCGTGGTGCTGCAATAGGCATGGTTACTGCTGGCCTTATGTCTCTCGCTTTTATGGGCTTCACTGGCTTGGTTAAATTTTGA
- the cysN gene encoding sulfate adenylyltransferase subunit CysN, producing the protein MSHQSELISTDIEAYLHQHENKELLRFLTCGSVDDGKSTLIGRLLHDSKMIYEDQLAAIQSENARVGNAGEELDLALLVDGLQAEREQGITIDVAYRYFSTAERKFIIADTPGHEQYTRNMATGASTCDLAIILIDARHGVQVQTKRHSFIVSLLGLKHTIVAINKMDLVDFSEERYEQIKADYLAFTADLNLPDIQFVPLSALKGDNVVNPSEHMPWYTGLPLMETLNTVKIARDKNFDELRFPVQYVNRPNLDFRGYCGTLTSGIVKPGDAVTVLPSGKSSRIKSIITFDGELQEAFPPMSITLTLEDEIDISRGDIIVHSNNIPKATNRFDATLVWMDEQPLTQGKTYDIKLLTSRTAGSVTAIRHQIDVNTLEKSDASTLELNEIGQCEITLERPILADNYTAFRGTGSFIVVDRLSNTTVAAGMIIDAETDTKQTLSSSPQVSAEQKARRFGQQPTIIKVEGSADSAQTLIFSLEQALFKAGRNVTTLTKNALPAALLQNSSAVAELLKQNGLLVLTDTELETADLTIQTDKLPQGNEQISVVMQQLQELKLI; encoded by the coding sequence ATGAGCCACCAATCTGAACTGATTTCGACCGACATTGAAGCGTACCTTCATCAGCACGAAAACAAAGAGCTACTTCGTTTTTTAACGTGTGGCAGCGTTGATGATGGGAAGTCCACCCTAATCGGGCGTCTACTGCACGATTCAAAAATGATTTATGAAGATCAGCTTGCTGCTATTCAAAGTGAAAACGCACGCGTAGGTAACGCTGGCGAAGAGCTTGACCTTGCACTGCTAGTTGATGGCTTACAAGCAGAGCGCGAACAAGGGATTACCATTGATGTAGCTTACCGCTACTTCTCTACTGCTGAACGTAAATTTATTATTGCTGATACTCCAGGGCATGAGCAGTACACCCGAAACATGGCAACGGGTGCATCAACGTGTGATCTTGCCATCATCCTGATTGATGCTCGCCATGGCGTGCAAGTACAAACTAAACGGCATAGTTTTATTGTGTCGCTATTAGGGCTTAAACACACGATTGTCGCTATCAATAAAATGGACTTGGTCGACTTCAGCGAAGAACGTTATGAACAAATCAAAGCTGATTACCTAGCGTTTACAGCAGACTTAAATCTACCTGATATTCAATTCGTACCACTCTCCGCACTCAAGGGTGACAATGTAGTAAACCCTTCTGAGCACATGCCTTGGTACACAGGTCTTCCTTTAATGGAAACGCTGAATACCGTTAAAATTGCACGCGACAAAAATTTTGACGAACTACGCTTCCCAGTGCAGTACGTCAATCGTCCTAATCTCGACTTTCGAGGATATTGCGGTACGCTAACGTCCGGTATCGTAAAACCGGGTGATGCAGTTACTGTATTACCTTCGGGCAAGTCTTCACGCATTAAGTCTATTATCACCTTTGATGGCGAACTTCAAGAAGCATTCCCTCCAATGTCCATTACGCTGACACTGGAAGATGAGATTGATATTTCCCGTGGCGACATCATTGTTCACAGCAATAACATTCCTAAAGCAACTAATCGTTTTGATGCAACACTGGTTTGGATGGATGAACAACCACTGACACAAGGCAAAACGTACGACATCAAGCTGCTAACGAGTCGTACAGCAGGGTCTGTTACCGCCATTCGTCATCAAATTGATGTCAACACGCTTGAAAAATCTGATGCTAGCACACTTGAGCTGAATGAAATTGGCCAGTGCGAGATCACCCTAGAGCGTCCTATTCTCGCGGACAACTACACAGCATTTCGCGGCACAGGCTCGTTTATTGTTGTTGATCGCTTGAGCAACACAACAGTTGCTGCCGGTATGATCATAGATGCTGAAACTGATACTAAACAAACCTTGTCTAGCTCGCCGCAAGTTAGCGCAGAACAAAAAGCGCGCCGCTTTGGGCAACAACCGACAATCATTAAAGTAGAAGGCTCTGCTGACTCTGCACAAACGCTAATCTTTTCTCTAGAACAAGCACTGTTTAAAGCTGGTCGTAACGTAACAACACTAACGAAAAATGCCTTACCTGCCGCCTTACTACAAAATTCAAGTGCGGTTGCTGAACTATTAAAACAGAATGGCTTGTTGGTACTTACTGATACTGAACTTGAAACTGCTGACCTGACTATTCAAACGGATAAATTACCGCAAGGTAACGAGCAGATCTCTGTAGTAATGCAGCAATTACAGGAACTGAAGCTAATATAA
- the cysD gene encoding sulfate adenylyltransferase subunit CysD, protein MTSIPERRLTHLKQLEAESIQIIREVAAEFDNPVMLYSIGKDSAVMLHLARKAFHPGKPPFPLMHVDTTWKFKEMISFRDKMAEEAGMDLIVHVNKEGVDMGVGPFTHGSSKHTDVMKTQGLKQALNKYKFDAAFGGARRDEEKSRAKERVFSFRDKFHRWDPKNQRPELWNIFNTRVDQGESIRVFPLSNWTELDIWQYIYLESIPIVPLYLAEERPVVERNGMMIMVDDERLPLEEGEHPVMRKVRFRTLGCYPLTGAVESEASSLQEIIQEMLLTTTSERQGRAIDHDSSGSMEKKKMEGYF, encoded by the coding sequence ATGACATCTATACCAGAGCGCCGTCTTACCCATTTAAAACAGCTGGAAGCCGAAAGCATCCAGATAATTCGCGAAGTGGCAGCTGAGTTTGATAACCCAGTAATGCTTTACTCCATTGGGAAGGACTCCGCCGTGATGCTTCACCTGGCTCGTAAAGCCTTCCATCCTGGCAAGCCGCCTTTCCCCTTGATGCATGTAGATACCACATGGAAATTTAAGGAGATGATCTCTTTTCGCGACAAAATGGCTGAAGAAGCGGGTATGGATTTAATTGTTCATGTCAACAAAGAAGGTGTAGACATGGGAGTGGGGCCGTTCACACACGGCTCCTCCAAGCATACTGATGTAATGAAAACGCAGGGCCTCAAACAAGCCCTTAACAAATACAAATTTGATGCTGCTTTTGGTGGCGCGCGTCGTGACGAAGAAAAATCACGCGCAAAAGAGCGTGTATTTTCGTTCCGTGACAAATTTCACCGTTGGGATCCAAAAAATCAACGCCCGGAGCTTTGGAATATTTTTAATACCCGCGTTGATCAAGGCGAGAGCATCCGTGTATTTCCATTATCCAACTGGACTGAGTTAGATATCTGGCAGTACATCTACTTAGAAAGCATCCCAATTGTACCTCTGTATCTAGCAGAAGAACGCCCAGTCGTTGAGCGTAACGGCATGATGATCATGGTCGATGATGAGCGCTTACCACTAGAGGAAGGCGAGCATCCGGTAATGCGTAAAGTGCGCTTCAGAACACTCGGCTGCTATCCGCTAACAGGAGCGGTGGAGTCTGAGGCAAGCTCTTTGCAAGAAATCATTCAGGAAATGTTGCTAACCACAACATCTGAGCGCCAGGGTCGTGCCATCGATCATGATTCTTCCGGCTCAATGGAGAAAAAGAAAATGGAAGGTTACTTCTAA
- a CDS encoding sulfite exporter TauE/SafE family protein, giving the protein MEFAYSFAGLVVGFIVGLTGIGGGALMTPILIVVFGIPPIIAVSTDLLYASVTKFGGVFAYARKKLIEWRIVILLLSGSIPGSLLTLEYLKGLAALDDIEHLMNLTLGISLILTSIAVFGRNKIREFALKVEGRPWVVKAKRIRPAVTLLTGVVLGGLVTLSSVGAGALGTAMLITLYPRMSMPAIVGTDLVHAVVLTGIAGAGHYGMGSVDLSLLAYLLLGSLPGVFIGSHIGAKLSPKVMQPIMGSILLAIGVRFVLAG; this is encoded by the coding sequence ATGGAATTTGCTTACAGCTTTGCTGGATTGGTTGTAGGGTTTATTGTCGGGCTCACAGGCATTGGTGGTGGTGCATTAATGACGCCGATTCTGATTGTTGTGTTCGGTATCCCTCCTATTATTGCCGTGAGCACAGATCTTCTTTACGCCTCAGTCACCAAGTTTGGTGGGGTTTTTGCGTATGCTCGTAAAAAATTAATTGAATGGCGGATCGTTATTTTACTGTTGTCTGGTAGTATCCCCGGCAGCTTGTTGACGCTGGAGTACCTTAAGGGTTTAGCGGCTTTAGATGATATTGAACATCTAATGAATCTGACACTAGGTATTTCGCTGATATTGACCTCTATAGCGGTGTTTGGCCGTAACAAAATTCGCGAGTTTGCCCTGAAAGTAGAAGGGCGTCCTTGGGTCGTAAAAGCAAAGAGAATTCGCCCTGCAGTCACCTTGTTAACCGGTGTTGTGTTGGGTGGTTTAGTTACGCTGTCCTCTGTTGGTGCAGGTGCGTTAGGTACAGCGATGTTAATTACGCTTTACCCGCGCATGAGTATGCCAGCGATTGTTGGTACTGATCTTGTGCATGCCGTGGTGCTAACTGGTATTGCCGGTGCTGGGCATTATGGTATGGGAAGCGTGGATTTATCTTTGCTTGCCTATTTACTGCTGGGGTCATTGCCAGGTGTGTTTATAGGGAGTCACATAGGTGCGAAACTGTCACCTAAGGTGATGCAACCGATAATGGGCTCAATATTGCTAGCTATCGGTGTACGTTTCGTATTGGCTGGTTGA
- a CDS encoding nitrite/sulfite reductase: protein MYQYNEVDQTLVDERVEQYRDQTRRYLAGELPEDEFLVLRLMNGLYIQRFAPMLRVAIPYGLMSSEQLRKLAHIARTYDKGYGHFTTRTNLQFNWPKLEEVPDILAELAQVQMHAIQTSGNCIRNTTTDPYSGVYANELEDPRAYCEIIRQWSTLHPEFAYLPRKFKIAVTGSTEDRAASQVHDIGLHLVQNDAGEIGFEVLVGGGLGRTPVIGKVVRDFLPKEHLLSYLDAILRVYNLNGRRDNKYKARIKILVNALGVKEFSRLVEEEWEYSRDGELTLTSAEIERAKSFFTPFDYDVNAATDTSFEQKLAEDSAFKTWYERNTVDHRVEGYRIAIVSLKPHLKPAGDITDAQMDLVADLAEKYSFGEIRSTHDQNLVLADVKKADLYSVWQGLEASNLARPNIGTLADMIVCPGFDFCALANAKTLNIADQINERFDDLDHLYDLGDIQLNMSGCINACGHHHVADIGILGVDKKGEDWYQITLGGSSREDASLGKVLGKSVAADDVANTLEKILDVFVEHRQEEELFRDTYKRIGMDPFKENVYAPAH from the coding sequence ATGTATCAGTATAATGAAGTCGACCAAACCCTGGTTGACGAGCGCGTCGAACAGTACCGTGATCAGACACGTCGCTACTTGGCAGGAGAGCTTCCAGAGGATGAGTTTCTTGTCTTGCGATTGATGAATGGACTTTATATTCAACGGTTTGCACCGATGCTGCGTGTAGCGATTCCTTATGGCTTGATGTCTTCGGAACAATTGCGCAAATTAGCTCATATTGCTCGTACATATGATAAAGGTTATGGGCACTTCACAACCCGTACAAACCTTCAGTTTAACTGGCCTAAGCTTGAAGAAGTACCTGATATTTTGGCTGAATTGGCGCAAGTGCAGATGCATGCTATTCAGACGTCGGGTAACTGCATTCGTAACACCACAACGGATCCATACTCCGGCGTCTATGCTAATGAATTAGAAGACCCACGTGCTTACTGTGAGATCATACGTCAATGGTCGACATTACATCCTGAATTTGCTTATTTACCTCGCAAATTTAAAATTGCAGTGACCGGTAGTACCGAAGATCGAGCCGCATCTCAGGTGCATGATATTGGTTTGCATCTAGTGCAGAATGATGCCGGTGAAATTGGTTTTGAAGTACTTGTGGGTGGTGGTTTAGGCCGTACACCTGTTATTGGTAAGGTAGTGCGAGACTTCTTACCTAAAGAGCATCTGCTTTCGTATTTAGATGCTATCTTGCGTGTTTATAACCTTAACGGGCGTCGAGATAACAAGTACAAAGCGCGTATTAAGATCCTAGTCAATGCTTTGGGCGTCAAAGAGTTTAGCCGCTTGGTTGAAGAAGAGTGGGAATACTCTCGCGACGGTGAACTTACGTTAACGAGTGCTGAAATTGAGCGTGCTAAAAGCTTCTTTACACCGTTTGATTATGATGTAAATGCAGCGACAGATACGTCGTTTGAGCAAAAGCTTGCAGAAGATAGTGCTTTTAAAACTTGGTATGAGCGCAATACAGTCGACCACCGCGTTGAAGGATATCGTATTGCGATTGTATCCTTAAAACCGCATTTAAAACCGGCGGGTGATATCACTGATGCGCAGATGGACCTCGTGGCTGATCTGGCTGAAAAATACAGCTTTGGTGAAATTCGCTCCACGCATGATCAGAACTTAGTATTGGCTGATGTGAAAAAAGCAGACTTATATAGTGTGTGGCAAGGGCTAGAGGCTAGCAATCTGGCTCGTCCAAATATTGGTACATTAGCGGATATGATTGTTTGCCCAGGTTTTGATTTCTGTGCACTAGCAAATGCAAAAACATTGAACATTGCCGATCAAATTAATGAGCGTTTTGACGATCTAGATCACCTCTATGATTTAGGTGATATTCAGTTGAATATGTCGGGTTGTATCAATGCTTGTGGCCATCATCATGTTGCAGATATCGGCATTTTGGGTGTCGATAAAAAAGGTGAAGATTGGTACCAGATTACTTTGGGGGGCTCTTCACGTGAAGATGCTTCATTAGGTAAAGTGTTAGGTAAGTCTGTTGCTGCTGATGATGTTGCGAATACATTAGAGAAAATTTTGGATGTGTTTGTAGAGCACCGCCAAGAAGAAGAATTGTTCCGCGATACTTACAAACGTATCGGTATGGACCCGTTTAAGGAGAATGTTTATGCCCCTGCTCATTAA
- a CDS encoding DUF934 domain-containing protein, with the protein MPLLINKNIVANDSWQSIDTESLEQAQALPSGDIIVPLAFYLENRDDLLGRDGQLGIQVNGDDDLQALYAEQGNIALVAVEFPIFRDGRGFSIAKHLVRTGFKGEIRAIGDVARDRLALMQSSGFNAFLIPEDRFSEEDLNAFTEVSVNYQGTAADPRPIFRR; encoded by the coding sequence ATGCCCCTGCTCATTAATAAAAATATCGTTGCTAACGATAGCTGGCAGTCGATTGATACAGAAAGCCTAGAGCAGGCTCAGGCGCTTCCTAGTGGCGATATTATCGTACCGTTAGCTTTTTACCTTGAGAATCGTGACGATCTTCTGGGCCGTGATGGCCAGCTAGGTATACAAGTGAATGGAGATGATGATCTTCAGGCTTTGTATGCTGAACAGGGTAATATTGCTTTGGTTGCGGTTGAATTTCCAATCTTTCGAGATGGGCGTGGTTTTAGTATCGCTAAGCACCTTGTTAGAACAGGCTTTAAAGGCGAAATCCGGGCGATAGGTGATGTGGCGCGTGATCGTTTAGCGTTGATGCAAAGCTCAGGTTTTAATGCATTTTTAATTCCTGAAGATCGGTTTTCAGAAGAAGACCTCAATGCATTTACTGAAGTAAGCGTGAATTATCAGGGAACGGCAGCTGACCCACGGCCTATTTTTCGCCGCTAA